Part of the Sporosarcina sp. FSL K6-2383 genome is shown below.
GCATCATGGAGAAAGTAGTTTCACCTATCCCAGGAAAAGTGAATCCAAAAATTGTTGGGAAAAGTCCACAGTTCATTGCGCAACTGGCGGGCATCACAATACCCGAAGGAACACGTGTTATTATTGGGATGGAAACAAAAGTGGGTAAGGATATTCCTTTCTCACTTGAAAAGTTATCGCCTGTATTTGCGATGTATGTAGCATCGGATGTGAACCACGCCAAAGAGCTTTGCTTGTCCCTATTAAATTTGGGCGGTCGTGGACATTCACTTTCTATTCATACAGAAACAGATGCGATTGCACGTGAATTCGCAATTGATATGCCTGTTTCACGAATTTTAGTCAATACGATGTCATCCGTTGGAGCAGTCGGCGGGACAACAGGCTTAATGCCTTCTATGACGCTAGGCTGTGGGTCATTCGGTGGCAACATTACATCTGATAACGTAACGGCTAAGCATTTGTTGAACATTAAACGAATGGCTTATGGCGTAAAGGATGTACAGCTTCCGCAACATACAGCTGATACAAACGAAGATGTAACACAGCAAGTCGTTTCTCAGGTATTGAAATCTATGGATTCAAGTGATGCGATCAATCCCGACATGGTGAAAGATCTAGTCAATGAAATTGTAAAGAAACTATCAAACTAAAAATTACTAGGAGGAAACAAACATGAGCAGAGAAGGATCAGCATTAGGAATGGTAGAAACTAAAGGATTAGTCGGTGCAATTGAAGCAGCGGACGCAATGGTGAAGGCAGCAAGTGTAAATCTAGTTGGAAAAGTACATGTAGGTGGCGGAATTGTAACAGTTTTAGTACGTGGAGATGTAGGTGCAGTGAAAGCAGCTACAGATGCAGGAGCAGCAGCAGCACAACGTGTAGGAGAATTGCTATCTGTTCACGTCATTCCAAGACCGCATGATGAGCTAGAAATACTATTACCTAAATCAGACAACTAATAGTAACGTGCTGTAAAGGAAAGGCGGTAACGACATGAATCAGCAATTGATTGAAAAAATTGTGGGGGAAGTACTTGGTCAGCTAACAAAAGTAAATAGCGGACCAAAACAACAACCTGTACTTCCAGCTAATACAATTCCAATCGCTGTTTCTGCTCGTCACGTCCATTTGTCGCAAGAACATGTGGAGATACTGTTTGGGAAAGGGTACGAATTGACAAAGAAATCCGATTTGTCCCAACCTAACCAATTTGCAGCGAATGAGACAGTAGTCATTGCGGGGCCAAGAGGGAGCATTGAACGTGTTCGTGTACTTGGCCCTGCACGCTCGTTGACGCAAGCAGAAGTCAGCTGGACAGATGCTATGAAGCTTGGCATTAAGGCACCGCTCCGTGAATCAGGAAATATCGCAGGTTCAGGAGCATTTACGTTAATCGGGACAAAGGCAAGCCTTTATCTCGAGGAGGGCTTGATTGTTGCCCAAGCACATATTCATATGCAGCCCCAGGATGCCACGAATTTGGGTGTACAAGATGGCGATTATGTCACGGTAGAAGCAGCCGGTATACGACCGATTGCTTATCGGAATGTGAAGATTAGAGTTTCTGAGCGCTATCGTTTAGAAATGCATATTGATACAGATGAAGCAAATGCGGGGCTAATCAAACAAGGGACAATTGGTTATGTTGTTCGTTCGGGTGAAGCTAGTCAACATGTAGTGGAGAAGCAAAGTGCTCCTGAGATACTTGTTAACAAGCAGCATAGCTTTAACAAGAAATTGTTATCCAATGATGATGTCAGGGACATTGAAGCATCTGAAATTATCGTGGAAAAAGGTACAATCATTACGGCACTTGCACGTGATACAGCAAGAGATTTAGGCAAATCTATTTCCGTTAGAAAATAGAAAAAGGTGATAGGCTATGCGTCTAGGAAAAGTGATTGGCAACGTTTGGGCGACACGTAAAGAAGAAGGACTACAAGGTGTGAAGCTATTGATTATTCAACCTGAGGATGCCCATGGAAATGCGGTTAGGACCCATTTCGTCGCGGCTGATCGACTCGGTGCTGGAATCGGTGACCAAGTCATTGTAACAAGTGGTGGTTCAACACGTTATATTGATAAAGATAACCCCATTCCGATTGATGCAGTAGTGATTGGAATAATTGATTCAACAGAAGTGAAGTGAGGTGAAATCAATGAGT
Proteins encoded:
- a CDS encoding EutN/CcmL family microcompartment protein, whose amino-acid sequence is MRLGKVIGNVWATRKEEGLQGVKLLIIQPEDAHGNAVRTHFVAADRLGAGIGDQVIVTSGGSTRYIDKDNPIPIDAVVIGIIDSTEVK
- a CDS encoding phosphate propanoyltransferase produces the protein MNQQLIEKIVGEVLGQLTKVNSGPKQQPVLPANTIPIAVSARHVHLSQEHVEILFGKGYELTKKSDLSQPNQFAANETVVIAGPRGSIERVRVLGPARSLTQAEVSWTDAMKLGIKAPLRESGNIAGSGAFTLIGTKASLYLEEGLIVAQAHIHMQPQDATNLGVQDGDYVTVEAAGIRPIAYRNVKIRVSERYRLEMHIDTDEANAGLIKQGTIGYVVRSGEASQHVVEKQSAPEILVNKQHSFNKKLLSNDDVRDIEASEIIVEKGTIITALARDTARDLGKSISVRK
- a CDS encoding BMC domain-containing protein; this translates as MSREGSALGMVETKGLVGAIEAADAMVKAASVNLVGKVHVGGGIVTVLVRGDVGAVKAATDAGAAAAQRVGELLSVHVIPRPHDELEILLPKSDN